Within the Saccharopolyspora gloriosae genome, the region CTCAGCTCGTCGCGGAACGTGCGGTTCAGCTCCGGTGCGCCACGGCGGCCTCGCTGACCGGCACGGTTCCCAGCACCACGTCCTGGCCGGCATCGACGGTGCAGGTCAGGTCGAAGGTGCCCAGCGCGGTGTCCGAGCCGTCGGCCTTCTTCGGGGTGAGCTTCGAGGTGAACGTCTCCGCGACCGCGACCGTCGCGTCACCTGCGGCGTCCGGCGTCACCGCGGGCACCGGACCGGCGGCCGTGACCACCAACGGGCCGGACTCGGGGATCGGGGTGCTGGGCACCGGCAGGTCCTGGAGCACAACGTCCTGCGCGGCTCCGGCTCCATCGGTGACCACGGCGGTCACCGTGGCGGTGCCTTCGACGGTGGCCGCGCCGAGCACGTCGAACCCGTTGACCGTCTCCTCCGGGACGCTCACCGCCGCGGAGAAGTCGGTGGCTTCGATCGGCTGGCCCACCGCCGCCGAGTCGGGCAGCGTCACCGCGATATCGGTGCTCACCTGGCCGTCACCGATGAGCGGGAACTGACACGTGTAGCTGAGGGTCTTGGTCACGGGAGCCGCGGCGGCCACGCTCGCACCGGCCGCGGCGGTCCCGACCGCCAGCACCATCCCGGCGACGACGGCGAACCCACGACGCCCGGCCAAGGCGAAATCGACGTTCTTCTTCAACGTTCCTCCAGTCTGCGCACAACGTTCCCGAATGCGCGGGAACCACTGCTCCTGATTTCATTTTCGAACCAGCAGAGAAAACGCACCACTGCACAAGGAAATACTGATGCCCAACTAATCCGGCATCGATCAGAACCTATCAATCCGCAATTTAAAGTTCTGCCTGCGGATTTCGCAGATTACCGATATGAAACTCCCCGCACAACGGCTGGCAACGAAAAATCCATACCGGCCGCCGAAACCGGACGATCCTTGTCAACTTGCTCATAACGACCGGCTCGTCGACGCGCACGGCGGAACAATCCGGGCGCCGGAGGGGCCGTCCCGGACGCATGGCGTGAA harbors:
- a CDS encoding DUF6801 domain-containing protein codes for the protein MKKNVDFALAGRRGFAVVAGMVLAVGTAAAGASVAAAAPVTKTLSYTCQFPLIGDGQVSTDIAVTLPDSAAVGQPIEATDFSAAVSVPEETVNGFDVLGAATVEGTATVTAVVTDGAGAAQDVVLQDLPVPSTPIPESGPLVVTAAGPVPAVTPDAAGDATVAVAETFTSKLTPKKADGSDTALGTFDLTCTVDAGQDVVLGTVPVSEAAVAHRS